The Bacteroides fragilis NCTC 9343 genome includes the window CTCAGAATATTCTATTACCGATATTTAATAACAAAAAATTCACTAATCAATCAGTATAATTAAGATACATCGAGAGGATATCTGGATCAGCATCAAATATTTACGTCACTTAATCGAATTGTTAGTACTGGCCAGTAAAACCAAGGATGTATCTTTTGTCATCAGGCAAAAAGAGGAAACACAGGGAAATACGGTTGAAATATATTCCATCACTTTACTAAAAGATATCCATACGAACCGAACAGACTACGCGATTCTATTGAATGTGCCCGATACGGTTATAGCCTATTGAGAGCCGGTCATAGACTTGGGGAAATACATATAACTCGAAAAAAATACATTTTTTTTTGCTCACTCCTGAACAAAATGATTTCTTCTGCGTTTATAATTATGCAAATCGGCCTGAAGCGCTTTATGCCTATGGGAATATCCATAATAGTCGCACCGTATGCCTCCCCGGCATAGACAGGTAAGATTGCATAGTAGTTTTGTCGTGTTTTATTTTGTGTTTGTGTTGTGACGGTGCTGCGATGTGAATCGAAGTACCGTTTTTTTGTACCTACCTCTGAGAAGCTAAAAGATTTACCATAAAAGAAGCAGAATACAGGGTAACGGGTTAAATGTTCCGATGGACGAATTGTCCGTCGATCCAGAACGTGGCATGCTCAGAACGGAACTTCAGTAAAACGTATTCCGGATCAGTCGGTCCCTTTGGGAAATGGGCGATAAACCAGTCTTGCCAATACTTCTGTTTGAGTCCGGCATCTGTCACTACCTCTATTTCACCGGTCAGGGCAACGCTATTCCCTTGTTCGTAGAAACAAAGACCCGCTTTCGGGTTGCTCCGGAAATCTTTCGTTTTCACAGAATGTTCCCCGGTTGCCATCCAAATCTCAGAAATACCTTCCGAAGCAATCTTACTCAAAGGAACAGGACGGGGATATCCCTCTTGATTGACCGAACTGAGTATTACCGTTTCACAACCTTGCAGCAAATCTGCTGCTCTTTCGTTTAATGATTTCATTGTATATTATATTGAGATTGATAATCCCTGCAAATATAAGTTTGCCTACCTACCCCGGCGTTGTAAAAAAACGACTTTTTACAGAATAAGAAACAGACTAAACTTCTTACAGACATAGTTTATTTTACACTCGCAATACAATGCCTGTACCCGAAACCAAATCCGAAACGCTTTTCTAAAGGCGATTTCCTTTATCACCCAACCGGTATTTTATTTCTCAATATACGTCAGCAGCCCCTCTTGCGGCAAGGTCGGAGAAAGGAATGATTCTGCCGTACCGCCGGAGAGCGTCTTGACCTCTTTCAAGAAGTGCGAAACATCGTAATATCCGGCATTCACCGCTACCGAGAGCAGGTTATTTGCCTCCGTCGTATTTTTCAGCAGATCGATCGCATGCCTGAACTTCACAATCCGACTGTATTCTTTAGGGGTAAATCCGGTAAACAGCTTGAACCGCCGTTCCAGATGCCGTTGACACAAACAGGTATCTTCTGCCAGCAAACGGATCTCCCGCTGACCGTGGTACAAATGAATGTGGTTTACCGCAAAAACAATCTGTTTGTCCACTACATCGTGCTTGTGCATCGACCGCACCAATACTGTCTCAATACACTGAATCCTACTCCGCAAATCCGGAAGCTCGTAGAGTCGTTCCGTAAACGAATCATCGAACAACTTGATCCCCAAGTCGGCACTACTGATTCGCTGACCGCCCAACTCCTGCACGGGCAAGTCCATGAATCGGAATAATCCGCAAGGATGAAAACGAATACCAACCATGTGAACCGTTTCGGTATACGCGACCAACTCCGAATAGCGTTTCATCGGTCCCACGAAAAACGAACGGCAAGACGGCATGATCCGCCCTTCGCTGCCTACGGGTTGTGTTATCCCGCCCAAAGCGAAAATCAAATCGGTACACCCGTCCGGCAGGACATTGATGCGCATCCCATACTCAGGACTTCCTTTGAACTCCCAAATTTTATCGACGTAAGGAGCCAGTAGTCCACAAGGTTGATATTCTCTATACATACTTCAATTTCGGGCAAATATAGTGAGAATCACTCACACCTGCTATTTATCCGAATACAAACCGATATGGTTTCCTTCGCTATCGGCAAAAACAGCGAAATGTCCCCTGCCTTCAGCGTCAATCTCCGTCTCGGGGGTAATGACTTTCCCACCTTTCTGCAGGACACGTTCCAGCGACTTGCCGATCTCTTCGCAATAGAAATGAATCAGCGTTCCCCGCTCAGAAGGCAGAAAATCGGGTGCCCACGACACCGCTCCCACCGCTTCGCCCTGCTCCATGAAGCAGGCCATCTTCTCCTCTTCATACTCCGAGACCGCCAATTTGATGTCCAACACTGTTTCATAAAATCCTACCGCCCGGTGGAAATCTGCCGCCGGAATCTCAAAAAACGCAATAAACTTTTCCATATTCTTTATATTAATAAGATGAATACTGTATGCCGGAAGTCACGTCTCCCAAGCACACCGCAAAAGTAGGGCAAAGCATCCGCCCCGGATAGTAAAAAACAGACATCATTCCTCCACAAAGAAATAATCGGAATAAGGAGCGCAAACAGCCAGATATTCCGCCGGAGTATATCCCGAAAAGAGTTTGAACTCCTTAATCATGTGCGATTGGTCAAAGAAACCACATTCGTAGGCCAGTTGCGCAAACGAAATGCCCGGCTGGCATTGTAGAGTATACAACGCCCGCTGTATCCGCACAATGCGCAGAAACTCCTTGGGAGTAGCGCCTACATACTCCGCAAACACCCGCCCGAACTGCTTATTGCTCAGGCAGGCTACGTCTGCCAGTTGTGCCGTACGGATGTGCGGATGGAGGTTCA containing:
- a CDS encoding AraC family transcriptional regulator produces the protein MYREYQPCGLLAPYVDKIWEFKGSPEYGMRINVLPDGCTDLIFALGGITQPVGSEGRIMPSCRSFFVGPMKRYSELVAYTETVHMVGIRFHPCGLFRFMDLPVQELGGQRISSADLGIKLFDDSFTERLYELPDLRSRIQCIETVLVRSMHKHDVVDKQIVFAVNHIHLYHGQREIRLLAEDTCLCQRHLERRFKLFTGFTPKEYSRIVKFRHAIDLLKNTTEANNLLSVAVNAGYYDVSHFLKEVKTLSGGTAESFLSPTLPQEGLLTYIEK
- a CDS encoding pyridoxamine 5'-phosphate oxidase family protein, with protein sequence MKSLNERAADLLQGCETVILSSVNQEGYPRPVPLSKIASEGISEIWMATGEHSVKTKDFRSNPKAGLCFYEQGNSVALTGEIEVVTDAGLKQKYWQDWFIAHFPKGPTDPEYVLLKFRSEHATFWIDGQFVHRNI
- a CDS encoding VOC family protein is translated as MEKFIAFFEIPAADFHRAVGFYETVLDIKLAVSEYEEEKMACFMEQGEAVGAVSWAPDFLPSERGTLIHFYCEEIGKSLERVLQKGGKVITPETEIDAEGRGHFAVFADSEGNHIGLYSDK